In Mastigocladopsis repens PCC 10914, a single window of DNA contains:
- a CDS encoding IS630 family transposase (programmed frameshift) — protein MAKAYSDDFRQKVMQAIELDGLKKSEASQVFNISRNTINLWLQRKAQTGDVKPKPRKASQQSGKISDWEKFRTFVKEHGDKTQSEMAQLWDGEISQRTISRALRKIGHTRKKTYGYSQRDEAKRAALLAQLDNPKASHLVYVDESGMDERDNYGYGYSLVGERFYDLKSGRRQGRINMIAGYREGQLIAPFTVEGACNRTVFETWLETCLIPVLRPGEWVIVDNATFHHGGRIAQLIQAAGCQLVYLPPYSPDLNRIEKCWAWLKSRVRKLLPKSDNLRDAIETVLKQAAS, from the exons ATGGCTAAAGCTTATAGTGATGATTTCCGGCAAAAAGTTATGCAAGCGATTGAGTTGGACGGTCTCAAGAAGTCTGAAGCCAGCCAAGTGTTCAATATCAGTCGTAATACGATTAACTTGTGGTTGCAGCGCAAAGCCCAAACGGGTGATGTCAAACCCAAACCGAGGAAAGCATCGCAGCAGAGCGGCAAAATCAGCGATTGGGAGAAGTTTCGCACTTTTGTCAAAGAGCATGGGGATAAAACCCAGAGCGAAATGGCACAGCTATGGGATGGGGAAATTAGCCAACGCACGATTTCAAGGGCATTACGAAAGATAGGACATACACGT AAAAAAACATACGGGTATAGTCAACGAGATGAAGCTAAACGGGCAGCGTTGTTAGCGCAACTGGATAACCCGAAAGCGTCTCATCTGGTATATGTTGATGAGTCTGGTATGGATGAACGCGACAACTACGGCTACGGATACTCCCTTGTTGGGGAACGCTTCTACGACCTCAAATCGGGTCGACGGCAAGGTCGCATTAATATGATTGCTGGGTATCGAGAGGGGCAATTGATTGCGCCATTTACTGTCGAGGGGGCGTGTAACCGAACCGTGTTTGAGACCTGGCTAGAAACGTGTTTGATTCCGGTGTTGCGTCCGGGTGAGTGGGTGATTGTAGATAATGCAACGTTTCATCATGGTGGTCGGATTGCCCAATTAATTCAAGCTGCAGGGTGTCAGCTAGTCTATCTGCCGCCCTATTCGCCAGATCTTAATCGGATTGAAAAGTGTTGGGCATGGTTAAAAAGTAGGGTTCGCAAGCTGTTACCCAAATCGGATAATTTACGTGATGCAATAGAAACCGTTCTCAAGCAAGCAGCGTCCTAA
- a CDS encoding response regulator transcription factor yields the protein MMHESAKKILIIEDDTMSRNIFLDGLAAEGFDTIGAENGTVGIQKAQEHLPDLVICDILMPDTDGFGVLTMLRQDPVTAIVPFIFLTGSDSKVSLRKGMELGADDYLTKPCTLKQLLRAITVRLEKQSKLMHYWYAACCQKLSVPVVAGTTSSIISESIFPSVPQLKEVFEYIEANYDQGITLCDVAEAVGYSSAYLTNRVAKITGETVNGWIVKRRMSAARRLLQETDQTIEQIATALGYQNACHFSRQFRQHHEIPPQTWRKEHQLIRRCKVEV from the coding sequence ATGATGCACGAATCAGCAAAAAAAATTCTTATTATTGAAGATGACACAATGAGTCGCAATATTTTCTTAGACGGTCTTGCGGCTGAAGGTTTTGACACAATTGGTGCTGAAAATGGTACTGTTGGTATCCAAAAAGCACAAGAGCATCTACCCGATTTGGTTATTTGCGATATTCTGATGCCAGATACGGATGGTTTTGGCGTTCTGACGATGCTGCGCCAAGATCCGGTGACTGCAATTGTACCTTTTATTTTTCTAACGGGCAGCGATAGCAAGGTATCTCTTCGCAAAGGTATGGAGTTGGGAGCAGATGACTATCTTACCAAGCCTTGCACATTAAAGCAGTTACTCAGAGCGATCACAGTTAGATTAGAAAAGCAATCAAAACTTATGCATTACTGGTATGCTGCTTGCTGCCAGAAATTATCAGTACCAGTAGTAGCAGGCACAACTTCATCAATAATTTCAGAATCTATCTTTCCATCTGTACCGCAACTCAAAGAAGTTTTCGAGTACATAGAAGCCAATTATGACCAAGGTATCACTCTGTGCGACGTAGCTGAGGCAGTTGGTTACTCTTCTGCTTACTTGACTAACAGAGTGGCAAAAATCACAGGAGAAACAGTAAACGGCTGGATTGTTAAGCGCCGGATGTCAGCAGCACGTCGCTTACTCCAAGAGACTGATCAAACAATCGAGCAAATTGCGACAGCACTCGGCTATCAAAACGCCTGTCATTTCTCCCGCCAGTTTCGTCAACACCACGAGATACCTCCCCAAACTTGGAGAAAAGAGCATCAACTCATTCGGCGTTGCAAAGTCGAAGTTTGA